The Candidatus Tumulicola sp. genomic interval TTTCGCGTACGCCTCCGGCGGCAAGGCAGCGAAGAACGCGCGGAACGCCGCGTGACACTTCACGCCATCGCCGTCGGCAAAGCCTCGCCGGCACAGGCGCTCGATGAGCACCGGCAAACGAACGGGATGATCGTTGAAGTCGAGCTCCCACGACACCGCTACGCCGCTCTTGGTCAGTGTTTCTATCCAGCGTCGCTGGTTTTGGTCCCATACCCCGCGCGCGTTGGCGTTGGCGAAGGTGAGCTCTTCATCGCTGCTGCGCACGCCTAGTCCCAGCACGTGCACCACCCTGCCGCCGCCATAGGTGGTCAGCTCGATGCCGCCGATGAAACGAACGCCGCGAGCCTGCGCGCGAGCGTTCGCCTCGTCGAAGCCGTCGGTCGTATCGTGATCGGTGAGCGCGGCGATCGTGATGCCTGCGTCTGCGACGGTGTCGATCAGGGCCGAAGGGCTCAGTTCGCCGTCGCTGCAGTGGCTATGGAGATGAAGATCGCACCACACGAGTCGGGTGGCATTCTGATGTGAAGACGGCGCGACCTTCGGTCGCGCCGGTCATATCCGGGGCTAAAGCCCCGGCACTACATTTCGCTACTAAGGGTTAGGAGCCGAAACGGCGCTGACGGCTTTGATATGCCGCAAGCGCGAGCACGAACTGCGCGCGCGTGAATTCCGGCCAGCAGACGTCGGTGACGAACAACTCGGTGTAGGCCATCTGGTAGAGCAAGAAGTTCGAAAGCCGGAACTCGCCGCCGGGCCGGATGAGCAGGTCGGGGTCGGGTATGCCCGACGTGTAGAGATACGAATCGAGCGTGTCGTCGCCGATCGCTTCCGGCGCCAGCACGCCGCTGCGCACATCCTCGGCGAGCGCGCGAGCGGCGTCGCGCAGCTCGGCGCGCGCGCTGTAATTCACCGCGAGATAGAGCGTCGTGCCCGTGTTCGCCGCCGTTCCTTCGATCAGATCCGCCAGCGCTCGGCGCGGGGCAGGCGGGAGTTCCTCCCAACGGCCGATGACGCGAACGCGGACGTTCTCGCGGCGCAGGCCGTCGAGTTCGCGGCGCGCGAACACGCAGCAAAGATCGAAGAGCGCGGAGACTTCGGCCCAGCTTCGCTTCCAGTTCTCTTCCGAGAAACCGTACACGGTCAGCACGGGGATCCCGAACTCCGAGCAAGCTCGGACGGCTTCGCGCAGGCTCGCGATGCCGCGCCGATGGCCCTCGATCGCCGGCAAGCCGTTCTCTCGCGCCCAGCGCCTGTTGCCGTCCATGATGATGGCGACGTGTTTGGGCAAGGCTTCTTCGAGCAGCGCCGGCGCGTCGGGGTTGACTTTTTGCAAAAGCATGTGGTTGCCAGCGCCTTCCTATGTCGTCGCCAGACGCGGCAGCCGGCGCGCGTGCGCGCCCAAGCCCGCGCCGGCCTGCGAGTGCACGTCGCGAATCACGCCCTCGAGTTCGTCGATGTAACCGAGGAAGCGCGTGCGCCCGGCGTGCGTGATGCGGCACACGGTCGTAGGCCGACCGTTTCCGGTCTCCTTCGAGACCGCTACGATGTCCATCTCGGCAAGTGCCGCGAGATGCCGAGCGAGATTGCCGTCCGTGAGGCCGCATGCCTCCTGCAGTTCGGTGAAACTCATGCCTTCGGGATGTGCGATCAAGCACGTGCACACCGCAAGCCGCCCGCGCTCGTGGAAGATGCGCTGCAACCCGGCGTAGGCGTATGGCGCCTCGCGCGTCGCGCTCTTCGGCGGCTTTTTCCCGATTTGATTGTGCGCCCGCTTCGGGCTCATGTTGATTCCTCCAACCCTTCTCTTGCGACGAGCCATCCGATGGCGAACTGACCGAGGCTAAATCCGGCGGGCATCACCCACCAGCGAAGCGGTAGCGACGCGCTCGGCACGAGAAGCAAGAATGCACCGATGATCCCGAACGCTGCAGCGATCGGCATGACCGCTTTGGGCACCATGTTGCGCGACGCGTACAGACCGAGTCCGTAGCACGCGTACCAAACACCCGGCAGCAGCGACGGCACCCCGTGCAGTGCCACTGCCAGACTCAGCACGGCGCCAAGGCCGATCGCCGGCAAAATCGTGATGCTCACCGTCCTGGTCTGTGCGCGCGCGGTGCGCCCCGACTTGCGCGCGTAGCGGAGCGCTAGACTTCCGTAGTAGATGATCAAGGCCAAGGCGAGGCAAGACATCCAGATGACGAGATAGAGCTTGACGTCCGCGTCCGTGCGCGGCGCGGGCACGAGCAGCGCTTGCACGATTCCGCCGGCGATCGCAAAGGCGCCGCTGGCCGCGGCAACGCGACTCGAATAGCCGCGAAAACGCTGAACGCTGGCTAGCCGGTCGCGGACCTCCTCAAGATCGGCGAGCGCGCGTTCGACCTCAACCCGCATATCCTATACTTTGTACCACAAAGTTAGTGGGAATGCAAGGAAGGAGCCCGCTTCGCCCACCAGAGCAGACCCAGCACGCCGGCGCCGAATACGACGTTGAGCGCGGTCGTGTAGTCCAATCCGATGCGCTCGACGTCGACGAGCAGGTTGCCGCCGGGGCGCGGTATCGCGTGCAGGCCTGAGAACGCCACCTCGACGATCAGCCCGGCGCAGACCATCGAGAGGTAGAACACGCCTGCCATCGAGAGCGCGAGTTTCCAGCCGTAGTACTTCCTATAGATGTCGAGCAGCGGCAGCACGATCAGATCGGCGTAGAGGAACGAGACGACGCCGCCGAACGAGCTGCCGCCCTGCCACAGCACGGCCGCCAGCGGCACGTTGCCGATCGAACAGACGAAACTCGCAACCGCGATGAGAGGCCCGACGAGCGCGTTTTCGATGAGCCTCACCGGCTCGGCGGCGTTCACCACGAATACGTGCTGCCAAACGGTCGCCGGCACTGCGACCGCAAGAAAGCCGGCGATGACGAACCCGAGAATGAGATCGGGTTGCAGCATCGACCAATCCATTTGGAAATAGTGCGCGACGTAGCGCCAGCCTTCGGGCGAGCGCAGTTTGTCGAACAGCGTCCGGCCGGGTGCGAGCATGTCTCCGTGCTCGTGCTCATTCGCTTCTTCCGCCGCCTCGGCGTGGCGCCGGCCCTCCTCGACGAGCCGCGCGGGCAACAACAGTTTCGCCAGGATCACGAACACCGCGATGAGCACAAAGCCGCCGAGCCATTCCGCGATGACGAAGGGCCAGCCCATCAGTCGCCACAGCACAAGGCCCAACTCGATCACGAGATTGGTCGATGCGAACATGAAGACCATGGCCGTGGTGAAGTCCGCCCCACGCTTGAACAGCGATTTCGCGGTGGCCGCGGCGGCGTAGCTGCACGAGGAACTCGCCGCGCCTAGGCCGGTGGCAAGCGCGAGTTCCGGAAGGCCGGCGCGTCCCAAGG includes:
- a CDS encoding PHP domain-containing protein encodes the protein MWCDLHLHSHCSDGELSPSALIDTVADAGITIAALTDHDTTDGFDEANARAQARGVRFIGGIELTTYGGGRVVHVLGLGVRSSDEELTFANANARGVWDQNQRRWIETLTKSGVAVSWELDFNDHPVRLPVLIERLCRRGFADGDGVKCHAAFRAFFAALPPEAYAKLPSPAQAGAIVRAAGGVALLAHPAELAEEGLAQRWLDDLDGLEALYLRYDADTRAELRALATARAKLYSCGSDWHGYFQGPYENPQFDAPSQLLARLRD
- the uppS gene encoding polyprenyl diphosphate synthase, producing the protein MLLQKVNPDAPALLEEALPKHVAIIMDGNRRWARENGLPAIEGHRRGIASLREAVRACSEFGIPVLTVYGFSEENWKRSWAEVSALFDLCCVFARRELDGLRRENVRVRVIGRWEELPPAPRRALADLIEGTAANTGTTLYLAVNYSARAELRDAARALAEDVRSGVLAPEAIGDDTLDSYLYTSGIPDPDLLIRPGGEFRLSNFLLYQMAYTELFVTDVCWPEFTRAQFVLALAAYQSRQRRFGS
- a CDS encoding transcriptional regulator; this translates as MSPKRAHNQIGKKPPKSATREAPYAYAGLQRIFHERGRLAVCTCLIAHPEGMSFTELQEACGLTDGNLARHLAALAEMDIVAVSKETGNGRPTTVCRITHAGRTRFLGYIDELEGVIRDVHSQAGAGLGAHARRLPRLATT
- a CDS encoding permease — encoded protein: MSLLLFLWHWLLASFAMFWVVLWSLMLGFLASAMIQAYVPKGGLSKALGRAGLPELALATGLGAASSSCSYAAAATAKSLFKRGADFTTAMVFMFASTNLVIELGLVLWRLMGWPFVIAEWLGGFVLIAVFVILAKLLLPARLVEEGRRHAEAAEEANEHEHGDMLAPGRTLFDKLRSPEGWRYVAHYFQMDWSMLQPDLILGFVIAGFLAVAVPATVWQHVFVVNAAEPVRLIENALVGPLIAVASFVCSIGNVPLAAVLWQGGSSFGGVVSFLYADLIVLPLLDIYRKYYGWKLALSMAGVFYLSMVCAGLIVEVAFSGLHAIPRPGGNLLVDVERIGLDYTTALNVVFGAGVLGLLWWAKRAPSLHSH